In Ctenopharyngodon idella isolate HZGC_01 chromosome 2, HZGC01, whole genome shotgun sequence, the following are encoded in one genomic region:
- the rab3aa gene encoding RAB3A, member RAS oncogene family, a, with protein sequence MASANDARYGQKESTDQNFDYMFKILIIGNSSVGKTSFLFRYADDSFTPAFVSTVGIDFKVKTIYRNDKRIKLQIWDTAGQERYRTITTAYYRGAMGFILMYDITNGDSFNAVQDWSTQIKTYSWDNAQVLLVGNKCDMEDERVVASERGRQLSEQLGFEFFEASAKDNINVKQTFERLVDIICDRMSENLESADPSIIGNKQGPQLNEQPQRSTKECAC encoded by the exons ATGGCCTCAGCAAATGATGCTCGATATGGACAAAAAGAGTCTACGGATCAGAATTTTGATTACATGTTTAAGATCCTGATCATTGGTAACAGCAGTGTCGGAAAAACCAGTTTCCTGTTCCGCTATGCTGATGACTCCTTCACACCTGCTTTCGTCAGCACTGTCGGCATAGACTTCAAAGTGAAGACCATCTATCGGAATGACAAGAGGATAAAGCTCCAAATATGG GACACTGCTGGACAGGAAAGGTACAGGACCATCACCACTGCATACTATCGTGGAGCTATGGGCTTCATTCTTATGTATGACATCACCAATGGGGATTCCTTTAATGCCGTTCAGGACTG GTCCACACAGATTAAGACATATTCATGGGACAATGCTCAAGTGCTGCTGGTGGGAAATAAGTGTGACATGGAAGACGAGAGAGTGGTTGCTTCAGAGAGAGGAAGACAGCTGTCCGAACAGTTAG GCTTTGAGTTTTTTGAGGCCAGTGCCAAGGACAACATCAACGTGAAGCAGACATTTGAGCGTCTGGTGGACATAATCTGTGACAGGATGTCCGAGAACCTGGAGTCGGCGGATCCGTCCATCATTGGAAACAAGCAGGGCCCTCAGCTTAATGAGCAGCCACAGCGCTCCACCAAGGAGTGCGCTTGCTAA
- the LOC127501082 gene encoding pair-rule protein odd-paired — MNVAENLAYKWRPTESCYNKRSVLYYNLYNMAAFGSCFQMFMDNTADVYSICDGQMMMSSTVDLLQCNRSFFEVSREQHDSLICMDGYSSLVEDGYTHVTPTEELYNTQDEQIQGERIMFNGSNTDRPIYLQSREISLNTSMSRFTCQWLERQCCKKTYCTMNELISHLTAEHVNVSGQSSYICLWEDCSRQRNPFKAKYKLINHLRVHTGEKPFQCSYGCGREFARAENLKIHERTHTGEKPFRCPFEACERRFANSSDKQKHIRVHAPDKQYICMYCNKSYSHASSLRKHTKVHLPVMESTQNYSYDTSYKDPAFFK; from the exons ATGAACGTTGCAGAGAACTTAGCCTACAAGTGGAGGCCTACAGAAAGCTGTTACAACAAACGCTCTGTATTATATTACAACTTGTACAATATGGCTGCATTCGGCTCTTGTTTTCAGATGTTTATGGATAATACCGCTGATGTCTATAGCATTTGTGATGGACAGATGATGATGTCATCCACCGTGGATCTTCTGCAGTGTAACAGGAGTTTTTTTGAAGTTTCTCGGGAACAACACGATTCTTTAATCTGTATGGACGGGTATTCTTCACTCGTGGAGGACGGTTATACACACGTGACTCCAACAGAAGAACTTTACAACACACAGGATGAACAGATACAAGGAGAAAGAATTATGTTCAACGGCTCAAACACAGATAGACCCATTTATCTGCAGTCCAGAGAGATCAGTCTGAACACGAGCATGTCAAGGTTCACCTGCCAGTGGCTGGAGCGACAGTGCTGTAAGAAAACCTACTGCACAATGAATGAGCTCATCTCTCATCTGACAGCGGAGCATGTTAATGTGTCAGGACAATCCAGTTACATTTGTTTATGGGAAGATTGTTCCCGTCAAAGGAATCCATTCAAGGCTAAGTACAAACTGATCAATCACCTAAGAGTCCACACAGGTGAAAAACCCTTCCAGTGCTCCTACGGATGTGGAAGAGAGTTTGCACGGGCCGAAAACCTGAAAATTCACGAAAGGACACATACAG GTGAAAAACCTTTCAGATGCCCTTTTGAGGCCTGTGAAAGGCGTTTTGCAAACAGCAGCGATAAACAAAAGCACATACGTGTCCACGCACCTGACAAACAATACATTTGCATGTACTGCAATAAATCATACTCTCATGCCAGCTCcctcagaaaacacacaaaG GTTCATCTGCCAGTCATGGAATCCACCCAGAACTACAGTTATGACACCAGCTATAAAGATCCAGCctttttcaaataa